GCAGAACGGCCAGAGCAACCGCGCAGCGATTGGCCAGGACGGCCAGGCGCTGCTCGGGCGCATCGTCCAGCAAGGTGGCGCGCAGGAGGCGTACATCCTGCAACAAGGCAACGACCTGATGGCCTCGATCAGCCAGCAGGGCTACGGCAACAGCGCCTCGATCAGCCAGAGCGGCAGCAACAACCGCGCGCAGATCGAGCAATACGGCAACAGCAACAGCGCCAGCATCGAGCAGGCCGGCAGCGGGCTTTCCAGCTCGGTGATCCAGGCCGGCAACGGTCAGCGCGTGCAGGTCAACCAATACCGTTAAACCTGGAGGCACCACCATGTTCAAGCTCGCTCCTTTAAGCGCCGCCATTGTCCTGGCCGTTGCCGGCCAGGCCATGGCTGACGACAGCCAGTCGACCCAGAGCCAGTTCGGCACCGAGAACATCGCCGAGGTCAAGCAGACCGCCGCGCCGCTCAGTACCACCACCCAGAACCAGCTGGGCCTGGGCAACAACCACGCCGCCAAGCAGGACGGCGGCAACAGCCAGATCCAGCAAAGCGGCACCGGCGACTACAACGCCGGCTACGCCGAGCAGTTGTACGAGTTCGGCAGCCAGATCAACCAGCAAAACGCCGGGGCCCTGAACAACACCCACGCCAGCCAGTCGCTGGGGGTCGAGAACAGCGCCCAGCAGACCCAGCAAGGCACCGGTAACTTCTCGTTCATCTACCAGGACACCCAGGCCGGCAGCCAGGGCACCACCTTGCAGTTTGGCGATAACAACCGCGCCTTTGTCGAGCAACAGTACGGTGGTGGCGGCAACAACGCCCTGAGCATCCAGGCCGGTAGCGGCAACTACAGCGCCGCCGAGCACCTGAACTACAACAATGGCCAGATCGGCATCTACCAGGCCGGCGATGACAACTGGGCCTATGGCGATCAGCGCGAAGGCCAGGATGGCAGCGTCACCATCAGCCAGACCGGCAGCGCCAACTCCAGCGAAGTCTGGCAAGACACCCAACTGGGCAGCCAGGCCACGGTGACCCAGTACGGGCAAACCAACGAAAGCGTGCTCGACCAGAGCTTCGGCGAGGGCAACGTGGCCAGCATCACCCAGGCCGGCAGCCTCAACGCCAGCTATGCCGACCAGTTCGGATCGCAGCAGTCGACCACCACGGTGTTCCAGAACGGCCAGGGCAACGTCCACTACACCTACCAGAATGGCGACAACCACGTGCTCACGGTGAGCTCCACCGGCACCGGCAACAAGATCCTCGCCAGTAACTGGAAGGGCGACAAGTCCGGCGGCCAGTTCGGCAGCGCCCAGCGCGCCGAGGTCAACCAGAACGGCAGCGGCAACAGTGCCAACTTCACCCAGGACGGCAGCACCCAGCTCGCCCGCCTGAACCAGAACGGCAGCGGCAACAGCGCCGAACTTGCCCAGGTCGACAACAACAACGAGCTGTATTTTGAACAGAACGGCAGCGACAACCTGCTGATCGCCGACCAGCGCGGCACCGCCAACTACGCCACCGGCGTCAGCAGCGGCGCCGGCAACAGCGTCAAGGTCGAGCAATCGGGCAGCGGCAACCAGAGCTACACCTGGCAGCTGTACGGCGACAACAACCAGGCCAACATCAAGCAGACCGACGGCGTCAACGTCGCCTACGTGACCCAGGGCGGCTCGGCCAACCAGGCGATGGTCGACCAGAGCGGCGCAAACATGGCCGCGACCATCCAGCAGTTTGGTGCGGGTAACCAGGCGACGGTGTTGCAGCAGTAATTAATTCGGGGCCGCTTCGCGCCCCATCGCCGGCAATCTGATTCTCCCCCCCTTGACCGTGACTCGCCGACAGGCTGGTCACGGTTCTTTTTTTGCCCTTATAATGCGAACAATTCGCAACTGCATCTTTCATGTTTCAGGATCTCCGGGTGTCCCCTACCTCCCCCGCTCCCCAGCAACAGCTCCATGGCCTCTATCGCGATCACCACGGCTGGCTGCAGGCCTGGCTGCGCAAGCGCCTGGGCGACCGTGAGCGTGCTGCCGACATCGCCCACGACACCTTCCTGCGCCTGCTGGTCAGCGGCCGTTTGCCCGGCCACGACGAGGGCCGCAGCTACCTGGTGCAACTGGCGCGCAACCTGGTCATCGACCAGTGGCGCCGGCAACGCATCGAGCAGGCGTACCTGGCCAGCATCGCCCACCTGGACGAACCGCAAACGCCGTCGCTGGAGACCCGCGCGATGATCCTGCAGACCCTGCAACAGATCGACCAGATGCTCGACAGCATGCCGGCCAAGGTGCGCAGCGCCTTTTTGCTGTCGCGCTTCGAAGGCCTGGGCTATGCCGAGATCGCCGAGCGCCTGGGGGTCACCGTAAGCTCGGTGCAAAAGTACATGATCCGCGCCATCCAGGCCTGCTACCAGGTGCTCTACAGCGAATGAGCGCGGTAAACGATGCACCGATCGACGCGGCGATTGTCGAGCAGGCCAGCCACTGGCTGATGCTGCACTGGGACGGCCCGCTGGATGCCGGGCAACGCCTGGCGTTTGCCGATTGGCAAGCGGCCGATGCCGAGCACCGGCGCGCCTGGCAGCGCCTGCAAACCCTGCAGCAGACCCTCGCCGCCGTGCCTGCGCAAACTGCCCGCAGCGTGCTCGAAGAGCGCCAGAGCCGGCGTACTCTGCTCAGGCAGCTGTGCGTCCTGCTGCTGGTGGGCGGCAGTGGCTATCTGGGCCAGCAGCACCTGCCGTGGCGCGAGGCGATGGCCGACCAGCGCAGCGCCCCCGGCGAAGTGCGCCGCCTGCAACTGGCCGATGGCAGCCAGCTGCTGCTCAACAGCCGCAGCAGCGTCAACATCCAGTTCAGCGCACAAGAGCGGCGCATCCACCTGCTCGAAGGCGAGCTGCTGCTGACCAGCGGCAAAGACCCAAGGCCGCTCAAGGTCCAGACCCTGGCCGGTGAAGTACAGGCCCTCGGTACCCGCTTTGCCGTGCGCGAGCTGCGGGGTGGCAGCCGCGTCGAGCTGTTCGAAGGCGCCTTGATGATTCGACCCGGAGCGGGCACCGAGCAGTTGCTCACGGCCGGCCACGGCCTGTGGTTCAACCGCCAGGGCTGCGGGCCACAGCATCCGGCCGATAGCAACAGCATTGCCTGGGAGCACGGCCGGCTGATTGCCGAGCGCCAGCCGCTGGGGCGCTTTCTCGAGGAACTGGGCCGCCATCGGCGCGGGGTCATCCGCTGCGAGCCGGCCATCGCCGAACTGCCAATCACCGGCGTATTTGCCCTCGCCGACAGCGAGCGCACCCTCGCCGCCCTGCAAGACAGCCTGCCGATCCGCGTGCACTACCTGAGCCGCTACTGGGTGACCGTCACCGCGCGTTGACCGCCCGTGCTTGCACTTTCGCAAAAATAACTGCGCAAGCCGTTGTCGGTTTGCGCCGCTCGTTCGGGTTAGTCATCAAAACTAACCAATACGCATTCTCAAAGGAGTCTTCGGGATGCCGAACCTGCCGCCCCCCTGCCCGTCCCCCCTGAGCTTGGCAATCCGCAGCGGATTGCTCGCCGGCCTGCTCGGCAGCGCCTGCTGCAGCCTGGCCATGCCCGCCCAGGCCGAAGCTGCCCGCCAGGAACAACGCCTGTACCAGATTCCCGCTGGCACCCTCGACCAGGCCCTGACCCAGTTCGCCGCCAGTGCCGGCCTGCTGCTGTCGGTGGATGCGCGCCTGACCGCCGGCAAGCCGTCGCTGGGCCTGCAGGGCCATTACGCGCCGGCCCAGGCCTTGAGCAAACTGCTGGCCGGTAGCGGCCTGAGCGCCTACTTCAGTGACGACGGCCGGGTGCTGATCGAAAAGTCCGCGCACGCCAGTGATGCCCTGGAGCTCGGCGCCACCCGGGTCAAGGGCCAGGCCGAGGACGACGGGCTCAAGGACTACGGCGTGCCGCGCTCGGTGGAAACCCGCAATCTGGAGCAACTGGAGCGTTTTCGCGGTCGCTCCAATGCCGACCTGCTCGCCGGCATCGCTGGCGTGCAGACCTCCGACGGGCGCAACGGCGGCGGCATCGAAGTCAACATCCGCGGCATCCAGGGCCAGGGCCGGGTGCCGGTCAAGGTCGATGGCAGCCAGCAGTCGCTGGATGTTTACCGCGGCTACGCCGGCACTGCACAGCGCGCCTACATCGACCCGGACCTGATCAGCAGCGTCACCGTCAACAAGGGCCCGAGCCTGGACGCCGGTGCTTCCGGCGCCATCGGCGGCTCGGTCGAGATGCAGACGCTGACCGTCGATGACATCCTCAAACCCGGCGAAACCACCGGCTGGCGCCTGCGCGGCTCGCTGGCGGACAACAGCAGCGCCGACGTCCCCAGCGACTATCGGGTGCGCCCACGCACCGAGCGCAATGACCTGCTGCACGCGCACGACTGGTCGCGCAGCCTGGCCTTCGCCCACAAGGACGAAGCCTTCGATGTGGTCGCCGCCTACGCCGAGCGACGTAACAACAACTACTTTGCCGGCAAGCACGGTTATTCGCGCTACGACACCTCGGTAATCAGTGGCGGCGCCCTGGTCGATGCCAACACCGTGGCACGCAACTACTGGCCCGGCGAAGAGGTGCTCAACTCCAGCACCCACAACAAATCCTTCATGCTCAAGGGCACCCTGTACCGCGACAACGGCCTGGAGCTGGGCCTGGGCTACCGCTACATGGATTCGAGCTTTGGCGAAATCATGCCCTCGCAGATTGGCCGCTCAGGCCCGTCGATGACCCAGCCACTGGGCGACTTCAAAAAAGACATCGACCGCTACGACGAAGCCTTCTGGATGAGCGCCGCCCCCGAGTATTACCAGCAATGCTCGGCCATCGCGGCCCCGGTGCCGGACGGCGACAATATGTGGGACAGCACCGGCTGCTTTGTGCGCGAGACCCTCGACCCGGTCTACGACTACAGCGGCGCCAACCAGATGATCCAGTTCAAGCCCGGCAACATGAAGCTGCACACCCTCACCAGCGAGTTCAAATGGCGCCCCGAGGACGACAGCCTGGCCCGCTACATCGACCTCAACGGTCATGCCTGGGCAACCTTCGGGCGCAGCATCATGTACAACAACGTCGGCTTTACCGCGCCGCAACGCGGCCAGGGCTATCAGGACGAGCAAAGCGAGCACTACCGCCAATCGCTCAAGTCCGACCTGAGCAACCTCAAGGTCGGCACCGACCTCAGTAACACCAGCCGCTTCGTCACCGGCAGTGGTGACTATGCCCTGACCTATGGCGCCTCGTACCAGTACGAAAGCATCGACCCGAGCCGCAAGCCGTGGCAGGACGACCTGGAAAACAACCGCATCGAACGCAATGGCTATCGCCACGAATACAGCCTCAGCACCGCCCTGGAATACAAACCGGTCCCGCAGCTGACGTTCACCGCTGGCGGGCGCTACAGCGGTTACCGCATTTACGACCGCAACCGCCAGGCGCTGTATGCCGCGCCGGCCGGGGCCGGCCCCGACGAGCCATGGTGGAACGCCGAATTTGCAGGCTTCGCCGACAACGCCGAACTGTCTGGCCACGGCTTCGCCCCGGCCTACAGCGTCAGCTATGCCTTTACCCCCAATGTCATGGCGTATGCCCTGTACAACCAGGGCATGCGCATGCCGTCGCTGTTCGAGACCACCCTGGGCAGCTGGTCGGCAGAACCGAACTACGACTTGCGCCCGGAGCGAATGAAAACCTTCGAGGTCGGCGCATCGTTCAAGGGCAGCAACCTGCTGCTGGACAACGACCAGGCCGGGTTCAAGCTGGCCTACTTTCACAACACCATCGATGACATGGTCACCCGCAACTACCGCTACAACCCCAAGGGCCGCCCCGGTTTCAACGGCGAGCTGAAGATCCGCAACGTCGACAGCTTCACCACCCAGGGCATCGAGCTGCAAAGCCACTACGACAGCGCCTGGTGGTTCGCCGACGCCTCGTACGTCTACAACATCAAGGCCGAAACCTGCGACCGCGCCTTTGCCCAGGCCCTGCGCGACGGCGGCAAGAGCGAAACGCCGGACTGCACCACCGGCGGTTTCCAGGGTTCCTACACCAACACCCAGAACCCGCCGCGCTACAGCGTCAACCTGGTGCTGGGGGCCAAGGCCTTCGAGCAGAAACTGGCCAGTGGCATACGCATGCGCTACACCAGCGGGCCGATGTACGTGCTGGACAAAAGCTGGCACGTAGGCACCACCACACCGCAGCAGCACTACCTGGAAGCGCGCATCTATGATTTTTTCGCCGACTACCAGGTCAGCGATGAACTCAAGGTCAGTTTCAATGTTTACAACTTTACCGACCAGTACTACCTCGACCCCATGTCGCAAAGCATGATGCCAGCACCCGGCCGCACCTCAAGCCTGGCAGCATCCCTACAGTTCTAAAGGCCTTTTGCCATTAATCTGTCGGAATCGCCGTAGCAGGGTTTTACCGCCCTGCTTCGTTAATATTTTATTTTTCTCCTTAAGGGTTTACACGCGAATGGTAATTCTTATCATTCTCGACTTCCCGAACGGCCCGGCCCTTCCGTCCAGGCCGTTCACCCTTTGTTTCAGGAGAGATCTGACATGGTGTCGCGCTTCAACCTCAGCCGCTTGAGCATTGCCTTGCTGGCCACCCTGGGTTCCACGGCACTGGCCGCAGCGCCCCTGGAGCTGCAACCGGATGAAGTCCAGGTGCAGCCCACCGACCTGCCAGTGGACGGCAGCCGGCAGGCGATCGAGCTGGAGAACACCCGGGTGCTGGGCACCGCCGAAGAGGAGCTCAAGCAAGCGCCAGGCGTGTCGATCATCACCGCTGAAGACATCAAGAAGCGTCCGCCGGTCAACGATCTTTCCGACATCATCCGCCGCGAACCGGGGGTCAACCTCACCGGCAACAGCAGCAGCGGCGCGCGTGGCAACAACCGCCAGATCGACCTGCGCGGCATGGGCCCGGAAAACACCCTGATCCTCATCGATGGCAAGCCGTCGACCTCGCGCAACGCCGTGC
This portion of the Pseudomonas sp. SORT22 genome encodes:
- a CDS encoding curlin; translation: MARLTTLLLCLSLSAQGALADDLMDNADLAMGSDLGELSMQPLAPSSGQQALVEQNGQSNRAAIGQDGQALLGRIVQQGGAQEAYILQQGNDLMASISQQGYGNSASISQSGSNNRAQIEQYGNSNSASIEQAGSGLSSSVIQAGNGQRVQVNQYR
- a CDS encoding curlin; this translates as MFKLAPLSAAIVLAVAGQAMADDSQSTQSQFGTENIAEVKQTAAPLSTTTQNQLGLGNNHAAKQDGGNSQIQQSGTGDYNAGYAEQLYEFGSQINQQNAGALNNTHASQSLGVENSAQQTQQGTGNFSFIYQDTQAGSQGTTLQFGDNNRAFVEQQYGGGGNNALSIQAGSGNYSAAEHLNYNNGQIGIYQAGDDNWAYGDQREGQDGSVTISQTGSANSSEVWQDTQLGSQATVTQYGQTNESVLDQSFGEGNVASITQAGSLNASYADQFGSQQSTTTVFQNGQGNVHYTYQNGDNHVLTVSSTGTGNKILASNWKGDKSGGQFGSAQRAEVNQNGSGNSANFTQDGSTQLARLNQNGSGNSAELAQVDNNNELYFEQNGSDNLLIADQRGTANYATGVSSGAGNSVKVEQSGSGNQSYTWQLYGDNNQANIKQTDGVNVAYVTQGGSANQAMVDQSGANMAATIQQFGAGNQATVLQQ
- a CDS encoding sigma-70 family RNA polymerase sigma factor, producing the protein MSPTSPAPQQQLHGLYRDHHGWLQAWLRKRLGDRERAADIAHDTFLRLLVSGRLPGHDEGRSYLVQLARNLVIDQWRRQRIEQAYLASIAHLDEPQTPSLETRAMILQTLQQIDQMLDSMPAKVRSAFLLSRFEGLGYAEIAERLGVTVSSVQKYMIRAIQACYQVLYSE
- a CDS encoding FecR domain-containing protein, giving the protein MSAVNDAPIDAAIVEQASHWLMLHWDGPLDAGQRLAFADWQAADAEHRRAWQRLQTLQQTLAAVPAQTARSVLEERQSRRTLLRQLCVLLLVGGSGYLGQQHLPWREAMADQRSAPGEVRRLQLADGSQLLLNSRSSVNIQFSAQERRIHLLEGELLLTSGKDPRPLKVQTLAGEVQALGTRFAVRELRGGSRVELFEGALMIRPGAGTEQLLTAGHGLWFNRQGCGPQHPADSNSIAWEHGRLIAERQPLGRFLEELGRHRRGVIRCEPAIAELPITGVFALADSERTLAALQDSLPIRVHYLSRYWVTVTAR
- a CDS encoding TonB-dependent receptor, with translation MPNLPPPCPSPLSLAIRSGLLAGLLGSACCSLAMPAQAEAARQEQRLYQIPAGTLDQALTQFAASAGLLLSVDARLTAGKPSLGLQGHYAPAQALSKLLAGSGLSAYFSDDGRVLIEKSAHASDALELGATRVKGQAEDDGLKDYGVPRSVETRNLEQLERFRGRSNADLLAGIAGVQTSDGRNGGGIEVNIRGIQGQGRVPVKVDGSQQSLDVYRGYAGTAQRAYIDPDLISSVTVNKGPSLDAGASGAIGGSVEMQTLTVDDILKPGETTGWRLRGSLADNSSADVPSDYRVRPRTERNDLLHAHDWSRSLAFAHKDEAFDVVAAYAERRNNNYFAGKHGYSRYDTSVISGGALVDANTVARNYWPGEEVLNSSTHNKSFMLKGTLYRDNGLELGLGYRYMDSSFGEIMPSQIGRSGPSMTQPLGDFKKDIDRYDEAFWMSAAPEYYQQCSAIAAPVPDGDNMWDSTGCFVRETLDPVYDYSGANQMIQFKPGNMKLHTLTSEFKWRPEDDSLARYIDLNGHAWATFGRSIMYNNVGFTAPQRGQGYQDEQSEHYRQSLKSDLSNLKVGTDLSNTSRFVTGSGDYALTYGASYQYESIDPSRKPWQDDLENNRIERNGYRHEYSLSTALEYKPVPQLTFTAGGRYSGYRIYDRNRQALYAAPAGAGPDEPWWNAEFAGFADNAELSGHGFAPAYSVSYAFTPNVMAYALYNQGMRMPSLFETTLGSWSAEPNYDLRPERMKTFEVGASFKGSNLLLDNDQAGFKLAYFHNTIDDMVTRNYRYNPKGRPGFNGELKIRNVDSFTTQGIELQSHYDSAWWFADASYVYNIKAETCDRAFAQALRDGGKSETPDCTTGGFQGSYTNTQNPPRYSVNLVLGAKAFEQKLASGIRMRYTSGPMYVLDKSWHVGTTTPQQHYLEARIYDFFADYQVSDELKVSFNVYNFTDQYYLDPMSQSMMPAPGRTSSLAASLQF